One Nicotiana tomentosiformis chromosome 1, ASM39032v3, whole genome shotgun sequence genomic window, TAATCTTGTTACATGGTGGGGACTAGTCATGTTGTCTCACAAATACTATATCGATACTCTGTATGAGAATATTGAGCGTGGGTAAATTCTCGAAAGTATTAACCAAGATGAATAAAAGAAGCATTTGTTTTTCAATTTGCTATGttcttttttatctttttaagTTTGGCCTCCACAATCTGAGCCCCTCCAATTATTTCTCTTGAATCTCCATTTCCGTTGTTGTAATTAATTTTCTCGTATTTCCATTACAATgagtatattttattatttatgcaATAACGATAGGGCTCTCACTCAGCTTTATATCCATTACGTAGCAGAAAAAGAAAACAGTAGAGATTCCTGTATTTTGCAGGTGACTGAATCTGTCAAAGTCACGGATTGCTCCATTGGTGCAATATTTCCTAATTCAACTAGTGTTTTGGAGAGAGTACAATCAAACTTCTCTATAACAGTCTCGTTTGTTTCGATATTTTTTTGGATGCTATAGTGAAGTTTGTTATAGAAAACATATATTAAAACATAATATAAAAATTGGttccaagaaaaatatagtttttatagtgaatgactgttaaATGAGAATGTTGTTATAGAGATGTCTAACTGTATAGGTGCCGGCTAGTAAATTGGAGCAGTAATTTAAATATGCCTGTATGCATTAATACAAGATAGAAGATTTTCCAGTCTTGCTAGAATTATCGGATCTTTAACATGAAGTGCGAGATTTTCCTTTCCAATTTTAGCTGACAAAAGTGCTTCTCAAAATAATAGCTTGGCCTAACACCCTATAAATCTACTAAGCATAAGCTATATGAATGTTTAGTTTTTATTACGAAAGTATCAAACTATTCTCCTATCAgatattttactattttatgtcaTTTTTCAACTTCATCGGGTAGCTTATCACTTGAAATACACTATACACTACACATGCCTATACTAAAGAATTGCTGAATTTCAAGAAGAGACTCAGATTCACATATACACAATACGCTTTATTACAGAATCCTAACTCAAAGTGATACAGTTCGGGTTAGCTAACTGAAAATCGAGTTAACAATACAAATGTGATCACCATCATGGGGTGGAAATGTCAAGGTCCACCTTTCATCAGACATCCTCGGCGTCATCATCAGAATTATGAATCTCATCATGATCATCATCGCCATCGTTGAAGATGTCCATAGCATGTATCTGTATACTCTGAAACTGGTTGATTGCATCTCTTGCTTTGGATATGAGAGCATTTTTTGCAACTTTAATCACATCCATTTTTCTGACACTCTCATCCTTGTGATCATTCTTATTTTGGCGGCCCTTTGCTGATCTTGAAGTGGCTGCTTTTCTCTTTGCCTCCCTGCAATGTAGCTGATCAATGTACCTCTCATGTAGCACCTTGTTCTTAATTGGCTTTAGCACTGGTGGGCTGGTAAGAGCTGCTACTGATGAATCACTTAATCGGGAAAGGTGCTTTTTATGGGCTGAAGAGGATCTCTCCAGGCACTTTCTAAGATAATGCAAACCTTCTTTGTTGCGCTCGGGGGTGAAAATTTCTGTATTCTGGCAAAATGCCCTAGCAGTTGGATCTGTTGATTCAAGAACATTGAAGAAGTCTGCCTCCTTATCTCGATCTACGTCGTTTTGCTTTTGCAGTAGTTGTCTCACTTTCTTCCGTGAGAGATGGCTCTTCGGCTTGCTATATCTGAGCTTTTTGATGGGTTTCCCCGTAGACAGGAGCAGTTTAGTTGCACAAGGAGAAAGTGATGACGTGTTCATCTTTTTAATCCTTGAACGTGGTTGAGGCTGAGGTGGGGTCATGAAATCCGAATGTATCTTGTCAAAACATTCCTTTGCTGATTTTTCAGGCACCTGCAAAGCAAGTCCAAAGTTTACTGAGATGACCATTTATGTCGCAAGCTGGCGTTCAAAATTACAAGGAAAACTAAAACGAACCAGAAATGATAACTACCATACCTTTCTTTGGTTTTCATATTTGAATTGCAGTGTTCAGAAAATTCACAGGTTACAAGCACCATTTGCTAATATATTGATGTCAACAAAGGACCTAGAATCCACATTCATGGATTTCTAGGTGGAGCGTGATCCTAATAGTTCCTAATCGGAAGCTGAGGAGTAGAAGTATATACTAAGTTACTTCTCAGATCTCAAGGCTTGTTGGCTAGCAGCTTGTGTCCAAATGAGCTGTAGGTATGCAAAAATATTTGGATCTAAGAACAAATATACCACCATAAGTAATTCTAGCTAATCCACTACCATGTCATTCATATATAGGTTTCATCTTGGGAAAAATATTAATACGAAACAACAGCTTAGCTTTTGGCACCTGTTTACATCCTCCAGTCACAGCTGGTAAACCCCAGGATCAACCCCTCTAGCTAGACAATACCTGAATAcccaatacaacaacaacaacaacaacccagtataataccactagtggggtctgggaagggtagtgtgtcagaccttacccctaccctggggtagagctccctccctccaagaactccccaccttgctcttggggtgactcgaactcacaacctcttggttggaagtggagggtgctcaccactagagcaacccactcttgtcaccTGAATACCCAATATTGTTGACTTATCTGCTGATATAGTCCCAAAACCCAATATTACGTCAAATGATGAAATGCTCCAGCCAAACTTTCTTCAAGTCCGACAGCATCATCTGTGGCCTTTACTTTGTCCTTTACTTCATTACAAAAGAGACATGATCAGTAGTGACAAAAAAGGTCAAAGAAGATGGGATGGACCTATAAGTACTACGCTGGACAAACTAAAGTCCTACTTTATAGAATGAGATAGCGctgttatttattttttcatCACCTGATGTCATTCACTGTAGTTCATCCTCTGGCTCCGGAAGTATCACCAAGCCTCACAATAAACTAGCCTTTCACCCTCTTTCTACAGTAAAGGTTCTATGCATTATCAACTTGCTACCTAACTTTTATTTTGGACACGCCCTCGTACAACCATCAAGCGATTGATATACCAGTAAGATACTTGGGTGGCTGATGTATCAAGTACTGCTCGTCAGCACCATTACAGTCATGCTGCTCACAGATTTCAAATGTTCTTGTTAAAAGTCACTTTCCCCAGATGAAATGAGTCCACTAATCAGTCTTCCACTCTTCCCATGCAATTTGTACTATTTCTCACTTAATGCTGGAATTAATGTTGATGCTCCAACCGCATTGATGTTACAGTACCCCAAGAGAtcaattctctctctctctctctctccctctccctctccctcccTCCCTCTCTCTCCCTCCCCCTCTCTGCTGATGAACCACAAGTTCTATCTAACTGCAGGAGGAAGTTATTCTGGCAACATGACAATCTTCTAAAGTGTAAAAGATCAACCTTTATGTCTCTCTCCTTTTCTCCCTCCTGCAATAATTTATCTTGCTATTCCAATATTTCATGGTATAAGCAGGGAAAATAAAATCATCATGCGCGTAATAATGATTTTTCCTACTCCGACCCCTTTGTCCAAATAAAACTATCTTAAGTTGTTTTCCTTTTTTGATAATGTAACAAAAAACTATCTTAAGTTCCTTTCAAGCCACTCCAGAATGTCGTCTACTTTAATTAAAAATTTCTCCTTTCAGTATTAATGGACTACCATATTACTTCGTAGATTAATACTCGACACGTCAGCTCAAATTTTAAAGAATTATGCTTCTTCTACTTTTGTGCCCTAGATGTCTATAAAAATGTGACAAGAGAATATCTGAACAACTAAAAACTCTCAATCCTAAAGAGACAATTCTCCCAATTTCTAGTCTCCACCTTTATCTAATTTTCTCTCCCCTCTTCCAGCTGCAAGCAAATCCATCAATTTCCTCTTTATTATTTCCATTCAGAACCGTCGAGCGCATTTCCTTCCCTTATCAGTAGTACTAGTATCAGTCTCGTATTCCCTTAACCTCATATTTCTATTACTGCCTGATGTTTCTTATGCTTTGGTTCTCTTATTATCTTGCATTGTTAACACTTCTTCTTCCATGTCTTCTTCGCTATCGTATTTCTTTTTAAACTGCTATGATTTTTGTTTTCCTTGAGCTGAGGGCCTATCGTAACGGCCTCTCTACCTGCACAAGGTAGAGATAACGTATGTGTACACACTATCTTCCCCGGACCCACTTGTGAGAATACACTGGTAtggctttatttattatttccatTCAAAACCACCAGCCGACTTAGCAGCGAGTTGAAGATATGGTAGCAATTTGGAAGGTGAAAGTAGTTTACTGGTCAAGATGACATTGATTGTTCAAGTAAAATAAGCATACATGGAAGAAAGCGGGTAAAATAGTACCATAGTAGAGCTGGTAGAGGGAGGAGGCCAATGAAGAGTGCTGGAAAATTAGGTCGTATCATACTAAAAATACTCGCTGCTGGAGGATCAGGTGGTAGAAACGGATTAAAATCCACAGAGACAACCATATTAGAACACTCGGTATGTTGAACCAAATTGgaaaacaaaaatagaaagagTGACTATCTAAGAATCTATAGAGGACGAATCATAAAACTGAAATGAGGTCCTTGGATTACATAAACGAACTACATTTGGTCAGAGAAAGTTGAAAAAGAGGATAATAGAGAAAGGAGTGAGATACGAGAATATACAGCTGTTATTTGTCTTATATATAAGAATAATATCCCTTACGGGTACTTTTACTGATGGGAAAGATGAAATGAAATTGTCTCTACCCATCAACTATTTCTCTTCTGTAACCAAATAAAATCCCCCAATTAACTATTGTAAAAATCAAGAGCCAATCCACTTGTCTAGGCCCAAAGTTATACAACAACATTTTTGCAGCAAACAGGCTATCAAGCACATTAGCTTCCAATAGGAGGGGAGGGAGGGGAGGGAACCCTTGAAAGAAAAGGAGGAAAAAGTGAAAGTAACCCTTTGACATTGGTCACAGGTTGGGCAGTCGTGCATCTTAAGACCATCCAAAGACTATCTGAAACTCTTTTTTTGACATTCTTAGTTTCTTCTGGACAAAGATCAACTTAATTACGAGAGGCCCAATTTCAGACTAAAATTGACTAAACCATCCCCAACCTATCAGCTCCTATACTGGcaaaattcattttcttattACATTGAAACTGTTGATGTGCAAACATATCCAATAGAGATCACTTGGTAGGTCTGAATATAAGACACAGAAATCGTCCCGGCAGGCAATTCGTATCATACGTGAAATCCCACCTTTGATTATACCTGGCCTTTGACACTTAAAACCATAAATCCTAAAGACAACTTTCCTTATCTATCATCAAGTAGTATATAAATGGTCAATGCTCAGCTAAATTAGTTTTTCATGAAGATAGAATTATAGAAAGCACAAAATGAAACATAAGCTAATTTTAAAATCACAGCCAAATTACCATCTTAGCAACTTTCTTCCAGAAGTTAGGCGTTGCCTTTGCCGCGAAATAAGCATTCTGCAATGCCAGCTCTTGTTTGTCGGTCCACCCGTTAGCACTACTCCTCTCCTCCATTCCTTGGTTAGTTCTCTTTCTCTTCAATCCCGTGCCTTTCTTTCCCGTGCCATTATCATCCTTTCCAGAACCCGGAACTTCAGATGATGGGCCGCCTAAACTTTCTTTACTAGTCTCTTGAGCATGTTTAGGGATCTTTGGCCCATTCTTCAAATCACCCTTTCTTTTCTCAACTAAATTGTCAGCGGAAGCACAGCGTAGTACTTTACTGACAGGTGGGTCCCGAGTAGAACTGCGTGTAACCCTTCTCTCTATACTATTAACCACACCATTATTCTCCAGGTTTACAATGCTCAATCTTGACGACCTTCGCAGCCTAGTACTGGATTTTTGGGAGCTTTTTGAAACTTCAATCTGATTTTTGTGGACTTCGTTATCAGAAATCTCAGTAGCAGCGGCAGTAAACCGTTGTGATCTTCTCAGAGTGGGTGTTGGTTTTTCTTGGCCTCTCGAGTTTCTTTGGGGCATTTTCGCAAACAGATAAGTGACGGAAATGAAGCCGAGGCACACACCGACTAGGGATGGAAAACTTCAGAATATGCTGCTTCGAAATTGTGAGCAGGGGGAAAATCAAGGGCCGACAAACTGGATACTGGACTTCttcggaaaaaaaaaagaagaaggtgaATACTGGACCCGTAGTGAAGGTCCAACTGTAACGGCCTCAAGATTGGTGCGGAAATGACGCCGGGTAGCCACTAAACATAGTGTTTAAAATATATACACAGATTACGATGTATTTAAAGATGATCCAATTTGCTTAAATTTTAGGTCATCGTATTCTAACGTTCAAAAATTATGTCCAGAAATTTGAATCTTATGTCTTGAATTTTAAATTGACAGTTCAAAAATTCAGGATATTTAGTCCTCAATTTCAAATTAGTAATTTAGAAATTCAAGACACTTAATCCTGACTTTCAAATTAACAACTCAAAATTTAGGACACTAAGTTCTAAATTTCAAATTAACAGATTAAAAATTCAGGATAGTTAGTTATGAAATTTGGGTGtattggctaatctttaaatatattgtaattgtggatatattttaaatagcatgCTTAAAAGTGGTTATTGGTGTACTTTGCCCAAGATTGGTTCTCAACTTTGAATGGTTTTTCGGTCTTgggtatttcttttttttttttactaagccTACAAGTTTAAATTCTACGCATATTGTAGAAAATAATTACATTAGATCACTCATACGGTAAATACAAGTAAATTTCTAAACTTATAGACGGTTTAATGGGTTCACTCCGTGGAACTTATAACGTCGAGTGTCAGTCATGGCCTTCGAATTTTGAGTCGTGAGGAAGATTTTTGGATTGTCAAAAGCTATAAGTCTAAGGAATATTGAACAAAGTTCAAATGTTAAACTCATATTGTCAATCCCAAACGTAAATTGCGACTCCCTATAGAAAGGAGAATAGATTTGGCACAACATATAGGGAGAGCGGTTTCTTGAAATTCACAAGCGGTCTTTGTTTTAATATAATTGTCTTCTTACTTGATGTTTTAGGACTCTTTTGTAACTTGAGGTCAATGTCTACAAACCTATATCAAAGAAGATCGTTGATATGAAACCAAATCagggaaaagaaaatgaaagaaacacAAAATTCTATGGGAGCAAGAACAAAAGGTAACGTTTGGATACGTATCTGTATCCAATCCAAACACTCACTTTTAAGTCTTAACTACTCTCTAGTTTTATAAATATCGGTGCAATTTCAACAAAAATAATTCTTAGAAAAAATTTGTTTatgtgataaaaataaaaatatctttatGACTTCTTAGAGTTAAGTAGCAGAATTTATATTGTTCCGTTGCATCTTAGAAATGAACTTGCGTCTGCATTTCTGCAAGGCTAAAGAACTTGAAGAGTGATAATGCACACACTTCAAATAACATAAATTCGTCTACCGCATTCATGTTGTTTAACAACCTTACAAATGCATTTTTATCATCTTATAAACACAGCACAGGTTGGAGTTCCAAGTAGAAATCTCAAATAACAGACACAGGGCACACGTTGAGCATGGTCAAATTGCAATATTATGATTTAAGACTTAATTTCGTTGACGTAGGTAGGTTCATTACTTGGGAACCTTCATTACAACAAAAAGCAATAGCCTAGCATGCACGTGTGAAAATAATTTACCCACAAGAAGTATCTGTGCAGTTAGATTTCTTACAGAAGGTAAGAGAAAAAATAATCATTACACTAGTGTAAAAGAGGTTTTTTTCGGGGCACAACATAGACTCCTAAAATGTCAAATCTTGGTTACTTATGGTTGCTCATTATCCAATTGGCTGACAATGAAAGAGGCAATCCTCATTACTAGTGGATTTTTGGATCGAGTGTTACAATCATAAGATAAATGGAGAAGCGATTACCCTTATATATATTTGACAATAGGATGATTTTATGAGATGGCTACAAACCCAATAACACTACCATCTGCTCCTAGAAGAGCCAATCCACTTGTCTAGGTCCAAAGTTATACAACTACATTTTTACAGCAAACAAGTGATCATGCACATTTAGCTTCCAATAGGAGGGGAGGGAGGGTGAGGTAAACCCTTgaaagaaaaagaggaaaaagtgAAATTAAACCCTTTACATTGGTTACAGGTCGGGCGGTCGTGCATCTTAAGACCATCAAAAGACTTTTTTTGAAATTCTTAGTTTCTCCTGGACAAAGATCAACTTAATTCCGAGAGACCCAATTTCAGACTAAAATTGACTAAACCATCCCCAACCTATCAGCTCCCATACTTGcaaaagttatttttttattacattgatattgttgatatgCAAACATATCCAATAGACTAAGATCACTTGGTAGGTCTGAATATAAGACCCAGAAATCGTCCAGGCAGGCAATTTGCATCATACCTGAAATCCTACCTGGCTTATGACACTTAAAACCATAAATCCTAAAGATAACTTTCCTTATATATCATCAAGTAGTATATAAATGCTCAATGCTCAGCTAAATTAGTTTGTCATGAAGATAGAATTATGGAAAACACAAAATGAAACATAAGCTAATTTAAAGATCAGTGCCAAATTACCATCTTAGCAACTTTCTTCCAAAAGTTAGGCATTGCCTTTGCCGTAAAATAAGCATTCTGCAATGCCATCCCCTGTTTGTTGGTTCACCCGTTAGCACTACTGCTCTCCTCTGTTCCTTGGTTAGTTCTCTTTCTTTCTCGTGCCATTATTATCATTTTGACAACCTGCAACTTCAGATGATGGGCCAGCTAAACTTTCTTTACTAGTCTCTTGAGCATTTGTAGGGATCTTTGGCTCATTCTTTAAATCACCCTTTTTTTTCTTAACTGAATTGTGAGTGAAAGCACAACCTAGTACTTTACTGACAGGTGGGTCCCGAGTAGAACTACGTGTAACCCTTCTCTCTATACTATTAACCACACCATTATTATCCAGGTTTACAATGCTCAATCTTGACGACCTTCACAGCCTAGTACTGGATTTTTAGGAGACTTTTGAGACTTCAATCTGATTTTTGTGGGCTTCGTTAGCAGAAATCTCAGTAGCAgctgtagacaataaattgcatcaagaaaataaaatcaaaaccgaaaAATATCGCaataatcgtagtatttgatttcaaataatatgtGTGTATAATCTCTATAAATCCTCTGAtttttctttccaatagtaaataaattcaagggccttcgagcttgatcttgaatatgtagttgttgccacgaacgatgatcttgttcttgagcttgattgcttgaacttgaacttgatttgttcttcgttcttgagcttgaacttgatttgttcttcgttcttgagcttaaacttgaacttgattgcttgaacttgaaacttgtggaggaatttgcagtgtttgatccacgagctctttcttgcttcttgttataacttctggtcccttttctgagttatgaagacccctatttatagttgtggaagggagGAGTTGTGATAAGAATAAActttttccgaccaatcaaattgaagtgtgacatggccgcatttgattggccaaaaTATGTCACTTGCATACGTGGCGCGGTTTCATTGGCCTTCTAATGTGACTtgacatgccttgtcattttgacacttGGCATGATCCTATcggctcttccgtttgacttggcgcgctatgtcatttgacacgtggcaccaatcTGGGCCGATAGGAAGATGGCATCTTGGGCTTAAAAAGTGGGCTCATTATTCGTGGCctaattaaatgggctagcccgaTAATATTGGACCTTTATTTAAATCAATTTTATTAGATTTAAATAATTAAGTCAAcatatattagcccataatatttatttaggccaaaatataattaatttgaGATTAAATCCAAATTTCTTATGGATTTAAACTTAACAAAATTTTATGTCTACAAATGCCCGTACTTCAAAACTTGTTGGGTATGTATATTTTTGTATCATGAAGACGAGGCTCGAAGTATTACAGCCCTTCAAAGTTTGACCCCTTTTTTGTACAATAAGATAGCAACATCCAGCACCATTATATTAGCCTCCAATTAAAAGATATTATAATTTCATTTAAATTCAAGAATTAGATTTTCTACTCTAATCTGCCTAGCTGGAGATAAATTTGTATCATTTGCATGCGTTCAGTGGAGTTTGGCTTAACTCCATTAGATTCCGCCTAGGACACGTAAGTGAATGAACGTATCCAACTTTCAGTTAATCTCAAACAAGTACTTTCCGCTGCCTTCGTTGCCAGTCAGCGAGACATCCATTTATGTTCCCTTCCATGTTGGGAACAAATTGTTGATGCCGCCTCACACCTGATCCCACATCGCCTAACAACCTTGTAATTCCATGTTTCATTAGCTATATAAACCCCTCATTCTCATGGTAATTGATTACAACCAGCGTCATCCTCAAAGTCAATTTTACTTCGACCTTTGACGTTTAGGGAGCCTGCACAaaggtaatttttttttaattcctctgcattttctttgtatttttttttgtagGCCGAGAAGGCAAGTACAAATTCTTGCATGAAGATGATGATCTCAGGGTGTGAGGGGATGAGTACTCATCCTTGCCCGAATATtgaagagattactctcaaaaagatttcgactatcggagagattactctcatgtGGTTCGACTaccagagagattactctcaaaatgatccgactatcggagagattactctcaatgtggctcgactaccgGAGATactactctcaaaatgacccgactatcggagagattactctcaatatggCTCGACTACCGGAgtgattactctcaaaatgacccaactatcggagagattactcttaatgtggctcgactactagagagattactctcaaaatgacccgactatcggagagattactctcaatgtggctcgactaccgGAGAggttactctcaaaatgacccgactatcagagagattactctcaatgtggctcgactaccgGAGAGATTATTCTCAatatgacccgactatcggagagattactctcaatatggCTCGACTATCGGAGCGATTACTCTCAATATGGCTCGACTaccagagagattactctcaaaatgacccgactatcggagagattactctcaatgtgactCGACTATCGAAAAAATTACTCTCAATATGgtccgactatcggagagattactctcaagagacttgcatgtccaccttaagattggaaaatatagtttccttttaaggacaaatccacgaagaggccaacttaaggtgcaaagggactcatatgtccaccttaagattggaaagttatagtttcctttaaggacaaacccacaaagaggccaacttaaggtgcaaagggacttatatgtccaccttaagattggaaagttatagtttccttttaaggacaaacccatgaagaggccaacttaaggtgcaaagggacttaaatgtccaacttaagattgaaaaattagAAAGTTTCAACTCGAACACTTGGtgaactttgaaaatttggcgtaCTTCGCAGACTTTAACTTGAAGAGTGATAGACTTTTAAACTTCAACTTAAAAAATTAGAAGGCttgaaaacttcaacttgaagacttggaGTACTTAAATAATTCAACTTGAAAACCGACGGACttgaaaacttcaacttgaagaacGACGGACTTGAAAacttcaacttggagacttaACAGGcctaaatatttcaacttgaagagcggcaaacttgaagacttcaacttaaaGACTGatggacttgaagacttcaacttggagacttggaggatttaaatattttaacttgaAGAGCGGTGAACTTGAAGACCGGAGGACTTAAAGATTTGGTAAACATGAAGACATAGTGAATCTCCGGGCTTCAATGCAAATACTTAgtagcctcctaaaagactaAAATAATTCCATTGAAGATACAAATTTATCACAGATGTTTGCCCCTTTTAAATGGGATCCAAAGTTCAACAAAAGAATGGTATCTCGGCTCGTTTTTCAAGTGCTAATTGAATGGATTGTATTCTATCGTACTTTATTTGGACAACGATTGGGgattatgtatcttttgaacttacgcgactgaactcagaatgaaactctaagctgcctacgtacctcagtgaagaggatcaagtcataccgtagttcagaatgggtagtttttttttgttttttttttgtggtgGGCCGTGCACAATTTAAACTCATGCGGGCCATGAGTGTAGGAACATGCGgtttaggctcatgcgttaaggagcgttgcaacttcaaggataatacttcttcaaaaacttgccattgatagggctaattctcatgccatctgcatcaaccagcttgtaagccccacttgaataagcttcttgtacgacatatggcccatcccattttgaagtgaacttccctacaggtttatgggaagtaatgATGGGTCTTCTTATGGCAAGGACTTGATATCCTACGTGTAAGGATCTTGGgtgaactcttttattgaaggcgcgagacaatcgagcttgataacattcaagactctgttgagcttccaaccttttctcatcaagagcctccaactctgtaatcgaagtcgagcattttcttcattAGTGATGCCTTCTTGAATAGCTaatcgtaatgaaggtatttgacgctcgagtggcaagacaGCTTCAACTCCATAAATGAGTGCATAAGGGGTCGCTTGTGTTGGCGTGCAGTGAGTTATCCTATATGCCCACAGAGCTTTCTCCATGCCAATCccgtttggatttggagacgactttctttaacaagttgctcggctagaccattggcggcagcattgtacatagaagagttacgttgcttgaagccaaagagttAACAAATCTTGTTCATCCTATTGTCAAATGGCTTGtcattatccgttattatgtaatgaggaatgccaaagcgatagatAATGTTTACTCGaatgaaacttgcaacattttccttctttacttccttaagagcaacaacttcagcccattttgagaagtagtcagctgcagccaagatgtataggtgcccacTAGAGAactttggcagtggtccaacaaTATCTAATCCCCAAGCGTCAAATGGCCAGGATGTAACAGTCGGGTGTaacacttcaggaggttgatgaataaaattcgcatggaattgacaagccttgcatctttgagagtagtccaagcaatcttttaccatcgttggccaataatatcccatcctttttatatggaagtgaagctttggtccagactggtgtgacccacatacccAGAATGTGCCTCTGCAAAGCTTGGAGTGAttcttcttcccctaagcatcgtaagagtactccctcgaatgaccttctacatagagtatctttgtagtaaagaaAGCGAGGTGCACGACGACGGATTTCAGTCCTTCTTCTTGAattttctggaagtatcccatagcataagtagtcgataatgggttgtcgccattcttctttctcaacttCGGAAATAGCGACAA contains:
- the LOC104116329 gene encoding uncharacterized protein is translated as MPQRNSRGQEKPTPTLRRSQRFTAAATEISDNEVHKNQIEVSKSSQKSSTRLRRSSRLSIVNLENNGVVNSIERRVTRSSTRDPPVSKVLRCASADNLVEKRKGDLKNGPKIPKHAQETSKESLGGPSSEVPGSGKDDNGTGKKGTGLKRKRTNQGMEERSSANGWTDKQELALQNAYFAAKATPNFWKKVAKMVPEKSAKECFDKIHSDFMTPPQPQPRSRIKKMNTSSLSPCATKLLLSTGKPIKKLRYSKPKSHLSRKKVRQLLQKQNDVDRDKEADFFNVLESTDPTARAFCQNTEIFTPERNKEGLHYLRKCLERSSSAHKKHLSRLSDSSVAALTSPPVLKPIKNKVLHERYIDQLHCREAKRKAATSRSAKGRQNKNDHKDESVRKMDVIKVAKNALISKARDAINQFQSIQIHAMDIFNDGDDDHDEIHNSDDDAEDV